Proteins from a genomic interval of Echeneis naucrates chromosome 21, fEcheNa1.1, whole genome shotgun sequence:
- the LOC115062060 gene encoding trichohyalin: METELLIGWQQEKAGLKQEVCRLEEELAESRAEREELESRSRALNERLSESVCPPLALSGWRVEGEQREWRRRVREGREREARQALLVHRLQNKVMEYRDRCQSLELQLQDEHKQLINTERRIRNEHSGSLENALIRLEEEQQRASSLSKTNTLLREQLSQSEQTNQVLQENLQKLTADWTRAVEDAEQRESDWLRDKECRSGQVCQQQARLLSVWRSVVALRRHCHNVKTAADRDLWQLRAEFSRLSSSLLSSCDSVSSSLRLIGHSIKLSSSSGPPPVLLSDLPPPPLSSTLAFPLEESSSLVPPPVSSSTLGSFSLAELEHRGEEQEKKEAEVSQLKERIVELTRSLQVELNQREEREREDERHRETERRLQSVSQAVIRLSRVLSSSSRSVCVSSDSVLSLDLSSLLSVLSQTESALQCRQEELQGAELSLRRLGEENAALQLQLKQLNDDSQHLQTHTQQTQQELTHTLDILSREREVSSSLRLQVEEVERREEEVKKENNKLRRERDREEERNRQLETETHRDRVQTELMENIQLMERDSLRRLDIQTLKGALEREQLDKQRAEEEAADAREALQQSRDSVMRLSTAECLLKRDMDEGRDALNKMAALNSALVSDKRELNKQMLQLECELSDSQSQLQALSSEVISLEREVKTLNMDCNLLRAQRETEADVVHQLREREQEMERIMEDKERELVLLTEERERDGRQQKELSSQHASVCRDLKEAQEQLRQAAEEVRRRDRKLEEQHRDRRRLQEEKDSLLRCREQLEGELQELSSLSVSLHQQLRTQQQQLSQAEVDRCQLNTHIHTVQQVKVTLQGEIECLRGELDQMTARRERSEEEKEALKEEVEKLHRRREEQEEERRKEKDVWQREREALSKELGTRDGEVEVLRRRKEGLMEEKEERQREMERLREEVTEREVKISHMKERVQHAERDVKEMVVRCREEEMKREERSREEEMQRDREMEALYDRLERIERDKEEREEEVERWRTRVEELEVEMSTLMKDISQLDKERRKNEKLQDEKNERREEEVEQLRSRVEEVEREMEEEKTQKQRLQKEKEEVEEELMMRLKEQVGAVELLMVRLNVAKEECEEMKEELQRKEQSLERHINALRDREEEVEELKEQLRLAEEREEGRVGEQQEVSQKLKQQEVREQQLEVLLRETRALLEKERREGGEKDDRISLQTRELLEAQAEREAARRRARQREDTSNRLEEELKEWQEKADRSTREETKISHLLRKREEEVQQLKASLEEREEEVGEVREAQRRTEEERRREEEREVLRRAREESRRLGDRWEEMRKEGKEQKEELRRTEEENRRLEKRLKVMQAQREGEQEEQRRVKEEKRTLEDKLREKEKGMEQQRENIRSREEETRRLEDELKKAKEEGERQVEAERDQHLLREERGRSSLRELEEELKRRSEEVSLLKEEATREHRGKEEALEHLKRTQEELTALRDEVKKEQKRKGETHEKWRKQCEVQEELRRSERKLSALREEVREEQRQKTEVQQELMKRREEGQRERRKREEVQEELGGLQKSVEMMTANLSSLQSQVSELRRSRERARQEVKEKDEEKQQVKEGLRAALEEMTNLKLLLQESHTEGERLRSILEEKKEEVHKIREENLKMVREEELEELRARTKVLERSRKELMEELQEERQEKERKEEERKKVMEELEEEREEVQEQWKRRMEQMEKEQELKLRDLLTEIQTLTEKQEEVEKEWRTKVEEREREVQESRVELSQVTAMLNEQKTQISSLTADRVNRRKEDRRTQRTDQRMDSWKKEEEEEEEEEEEEGEQEEMRKLLRQRKAEVYTLTQRTQELERDRDRVRLALEQTEAAMIGYRERAHQQEQSSGVESNLGEQAVAVRLLVLQRCVAELELEQKRLNKKNSQLENQKEKLKKDRNTLRDTLRQMEDERLSLRQQLIDSRSQDSTNTTEEEQLRSQVRELEDQVSGLRLSLAVGQQQRTEFIQQSSRNNQWLLSLRHDLSDSLATVTQRPIPSVLESETERLDRSLRAEELRMSFSQS, encoded by the exons atgGAGACGGagctgctgattggctggcagCAGGAGAAGGCGGGGCTTAAACAGGAGGTTTGTCgactggaggaggagctggcagAGAGtcgagcagagagggaggaactGGAGTCAAGGAGCAGAGCTCTGAATGAGAGG CTTTCCGAGTCAGTGTGTCCCCCTCTCGCCCTCTCtgggtggagggtggagggggagcagagggagtggaggaggagggtgcgggaggggagagaaagggaggccAGACAGGCGCTGCTGGTGCACCGACTGCAGAACAAG GTGATGGAGTACAGAGATCGGTGTCAgtctttggagcttcagctgcaggacgaacacaaacagctgatcaATACTGAG CGGAGGATCAGAAATGAACACAGTGGCTCTCTGGAGAACGCCCTCATCAGACTGGAAGAGGAAcagcagag GGCCAGCAGTCTGTCGAAGACTAACACTCTCCTGCGGGAgcagctcagccaatcagagcagaccAACCAGGTCTTACAGGAGAACCTCCAGAAGCTGACAGCTGATTGGACAAGAGCTGTAGAGGATGCAGAGCAGAGggaatctgattggctgagagatAAGGAG tgtCGGTCAGGTCAGGTGTGTCAGCAGCAGGCTCGGTTGTTGTCGGTCTGGAGGTCTGTGGTCGCTCTGAGACGTCACTGTCACAATGTGAAGACGGCTGCAGACAG GGATCTGTGGCAGTTGAGGGCGGAGTTTTCTcgtctctcttcctccctgctgTCCAGCTGTgactctgtctcctcctccctccgcCTCATTGGTCATTCCATCaaactctcctcctcctctgggccccctcctgttctcctctcagaccttcctcctcctcctctctcctccaccctgGCCTTCCCTCTTGAGGAGTCCTCGTCCTTAGtgcctcctcctgtctcctcttcaaCTCTAGGCAGCTTCTCATTGGCTGAGCTGGAGCACAgaggggaggagcaggagaagaaggaggcTGAGGTGTCACAGCTGAAGGAGCG TATTGTGGAGCTCACTCGCTCACTGCAGGTGGAGCTCAatcagagggaagagagagagagagaggatgagagacacagagaaacagagaggaggctgcagtctgtcagtcaggcAGTGATCAGACTG TCCAGAGTCCTGAGTAGCAGCAGCcggtctgtctgtgtgtcctcgGACAGCGTCCTCAGTCTGGACCTGTCCTCGttgctgtctgtcctgtctcAGACGGAGAGTGCCCTGCAGTGCAgacaggaggagctgcag gggGCGGAGCTTTCTCTGCGGCGTCTTGGCGAGGAGAACGCAGCTTTGCAGCTACAACTGAAACAGCTGAATGACGACAGCCAgcacctgcaaacacacacacagcagactcagcaagagctcacacacactctggatATTCTGAGCAG agagagagaggtgtcgTCTTCGCTCCGTctgcaggtggaggaggtggagagacgggaggaggaggtgaagaaagagaacaacaaattaaggagagagagagacagagaggaggagagaaacagacagctggagacagagacacacagagacag AGTTCAGACTGAGCTGATGGAGAACATCCAGCTGATGGAGAGAGACTCACTGCGCCGCCTGGATATCCAGACTCTGAAG GGGGCTctggagagagagcagctggataaacagagagcagaagaagaagcagctgatGCCAGAGAAGCCCTGCAGCAG TCCAGGGACAGCGTCATGCGTCTGTCCACCGCTGAATGTCTTTTGAAGCGAGACATGGATGAGGGACGTGATGCTCTGAACAAGATGGCTGCCCTGAACTCAGCTCTGGTGTCAGACAAGAGAGAACTGAATAAACAGATGCTGCAG ctggagtGTGAGCTATCAGACAGCCAATCGCAGCTGCAGGCTCTGAGCTCAGAGGTCATCTCTCTGGAGAGAGAAGTCAAGACCCTCAACATGGACTGTAACCTGCTCAG AGctcagagggagacagaggctGACGTTGTGCATcagctgagagaaagagagcaagagatggagagaataatggaggacaaggagagagagcTAGTTCTCCTAacggaggagagagagagggatggacgacagcagaaggag CTGTCCTCCCAGCATGCCTCAGTGTGCCGTGACCTGAAGGAGGCGCAGGAGCAGCTGAGGCAGGCGGCTGAGGAGGTGAGAAGGCGAGACAGAAAACTGGaggagcagcacagagacaggaggaggctgcaggaggagaaggacagTCTGCTGAGATGCAGAGAACAGCTGGAGGGGGAGCTGCAGGAGCTCAG ctctctgtcagtgtcgctccaccagcagctcaggacacagcagcagcagctgtctcaGGCTGAGGTGGACAGATGTCAACttaacacacacattcacactgtgcAGCAGGTGAAGGTCACCCTGcaag GAGAGATCGAGTGTCTGAGAGGAGAACTGGACCAAATGACAGCcaggagggagaggagtgaggaggagaaggaggcattgaaggaggaggtggaaaagctgcacaggaggagggaggagcaggaggaggagaggaggaaggagaaggatgtctggcaaagagagagggaggctcTGAGCAAAGAGCTGGGAACGAGGGACGGAGAGGTGGAGGTGCTAAGGAGGCGCAAAGAGGGACTGatggaagaaaaggaggagaggcagagggagatggagagactgagggaggaggtgacagagagggaggtgaAAATCAGCCACATGAAGGAGAGAGTACAACATGCGGAGAGGGATGTGAAGGAGATGGTGGTGAGGtgcagagaagaggagatgaaaagggaggaaaggagcagggaggaggagatgcagagggacagagagatggaggcgCTCTATGACCGTCTGGAGAGaatagaaagagacaaagaagaaagggaggaggaggtggagagatggaggacaAGGGTGGAGGAACTGGAGGTTGAGATGAGCACACTGATGAAAGATATCTCCCAACTagacaaggagaggagaaaaaatgagaaactgcaggatgaaaaaaatgagaggagggaggaggaggtggagcaaCTGAGAAGCAGAGTGgaggaggtagagagagagatggaggaggagaagacacaGAAGCAGagactgcaaaaagaaaaggaggaagttGAGGAGGAGCTGATGATGAGGCTGAAGGAGCAGGTGGGGGCGGTGGAGCTGCTGATGGTGAGGCTAAACGTGGCCAAGGAGGAGTGtgaggagatgaaggaggagctgcagcGGAAGGAGCAGAGCCTGGAGCGTCATATTAATGCTTTGAGGGACAGGGAAGAGGAGGttgaggagctgaaggagcagcTGAGACTGGCTGAGGAGCGGGAGGAGGGGAGAGTCGGAGAGCAGCAGGAGGTAagtcagaaactgaagcagcaggaggtgagggagcagcagctggaggtgcTGCTCAGAGAAACCAGGGCTCTCctagagaaagagaggagagaagggggagaaaaagacGATAGGATCTCCCTCCAGACCAGAGAACTGCTGGAGgcgcaggcagagagagaggcagcaagAAGGAGAGCCAGGCAGAGGGAGGACACCAGCaacaggctggaggaggagctgaaagaGTGGCAGGAGAAGGCAGATAGGAGCACAAGGGAAGAGACAAAGATCAGCCATCTGCTGAGGAAACgagaggaggaggtgcagcagctgaaagcatccctggaggagagggaggaggaggtgggggaggtgaGAGAGGCCcagaggagaacagaggaggaaaggaggag ggaggaggagagggaggtgcTGAGGAGAGCcagggaggagagcaggaggcTAGGGGACAGATGGGAGGAGATGAGAAAAGAAGGGAAGGAACAAAAAGAGGAActgaggaggacagaggaggagaacaggAGGCTGGAGAAGAGGTTGAAGGTAATGCAGGCGCAGcgagagggagagcaggaggagcaaaggagggtgaaggaggagaaaaggaccCTGGAGGATAAactgagggagaaggagaaaggaatGGAGCAACAGAGGGAGAATATAAGGAgtagagaggaggagacaaggAGGCTGGAAGATGAActgaaaaaggcaaaagaggagggagagagacaggtggaAGCTGAGAGAGATCAGCACCtcctgagggaggagagggggaggtcCAGCctcagagagctggaggaggagctgaagaggaggTCAGAAGAGGTGTCTCTACTGAAAGAGGAGGCAACAAGGGAACATAGGGGCAAAGAGGAGGCGCTAGAACACCTGAAGAGGACACAGGAGGAGCTAACAGCCCTCAGGGACGAGGTTAAGAAGGAGCAAAAGAGGAAAGGCGAGACCCATGAGAAGTGGAGGAAGCAGTGCGAAGTCCAGGAGGAGCTGAGAAGGAGTGAGAGGAAGCTGTCTGCTCTCAGAGAGGAGGTACGAGAGGAACAAAGGCAGAAAACAGAGGTACAGCAGGAGCTCatgaaaaggagagaagaggggCAGAGGGAGCggaggaaaagggaggaggtGCAGGAGGAGCTGGGTGGATTGCAGAAGAGTGTTGAGATGATGACAGCCAACCTCAGCTCCCTGCAGAGCCAG GTCtcggagctgaggaggagcagggagcGAGCAAGGcaggaggtgaaggagaaggacgaggagaagcagcaggtgaaggaaGGTCTGAGGGCCGCGCTGGAGGAGATGACCAACCTGAAGCTCCTCCTGCAG GAGAGCCATACAGAGGGGGAACGTCTGAGGAGCAtcctggaggagaagaaggaggaggtgcACAAGATCAGAGAAGAGAACCTGAAGATGgtcagggaggaggagctggaggagctgcgAGCAAGGACCAAGGTCCTggagaggagcaggaaagagctGATGGAGGAACTCCAGGAGGAGCggcaggagaaggagaggaaggaggaggagaggaagaaagtgaTGGAGGAGCTAGAGGAG gagagggaagaggtACAGGAGCAGTGGAAGAGAAGAATGGAACAGATGGAAAAGGAGCAGGAGTTGAAGCTGAGAGACCTGttgacagaaatacagacactgacagagaagcaggaggaggtggagaaggagtgGAGAACcaaggtggaggagagagagagggaggtgcaGGAGAGCCGGGTCGAGCTGAGTCAGGTCACAGCCATGTTGAAcgaacagaaaacacagatctCCTCACTGACTGCTGATAGAGTGAACCGGAGGAAGGAGGACAGACggacacagaggacagaccAAAGGATGGACAGCTGGAAGAAAGAA gaggaggaagaagaagaggaggaagaggaggagggggagcaggaggagatgaggaagctgctgagacagagaaaggccGAG GTGTACACTCTGACTCAGAGGACacaggagctggagagagacagggatCGAGTCCGATTGGCTTTGGAGCAAACTGAGGCAGCTATGATTGGCTACAGAGAGAGAGCCCACCAACAGGAGCAGAGCTCAGGGGTGGAGTCGAACCTGGGCGAG caggCTGTTGCAGTCAGACTCCTGGTCCTGCAGCGTTGTGTTGCTGAACTGGAGCTGGAACAGAAAAGACTGAACAAGAAAAACTCTCAGCTGgaaaaccagaaagaaaaactgaagaaggacagaaacacactgagagacacactgagacag ATGGAGGACGAGCGTTTGAGTCTCAGGCAGCAGCTGATTGACAGCAGATCTCAG GACTCCAcaaacaccacagaagaagagcaaCTCAGGAGCCAAGTGAGGGAGCTGGAGGACCAG GTGAGTGGGCTCCGTCTCTCATTGGCTGTGGGTCAGCAGCAGAGGACGGAGTTTATCCAGCAGTCCTCCAGAAACAACCAATGGCTGCTATCTCTGCGACACGACCTCAGTGATTCGCTGGCCACTGTCACACAGCGTCCAATCCCATCTGTTCTGGAGTCTGAGACAGAGCGATTGGACCGTAGCCTGAGGGCGGAGGAGCTTAGGATGTCCTTCAGCCAATCATAA
- the LOC115061540 gene encoding thrombospondin-type laminin G domain and EAR repeat-containing protein-like isoform X1: MLTCGPLILTWVMVTTRVQGHSWRPCTDLLPLDLFARVLPQPGQDLPPQVQMVQSRGSRGLRLAGLTTALSFPASQIFTNCDHFPAEFSLVATIKISRLRQKKNQYIFSLLEDQSDSLLLGLRMSENRLHLLTTLPGVGVRSRVSFKDVGLDDNRWHTLVLAISGPYATLTVDCGLPLEIKQAQSFPSTLRTRGTRFFIGSRKRWRGRFSGLLRQLVLLPGSDATVRLCPSSESSLAELSVPQVLKSIPLQPDHQEPFYPYETEARVTLGNPPPCSRPEKGQLWFNVQSRGLFICDGLTWTTLLQNKERLDYIENYQDLYTSSETFDVEVFSIPSEGLFMAAANRDSVSGSGLYKWRNGSFQLYQNISTQEARAWKHFTIDDKIFLVVANSREAESELSVIYLWNQQRFLHYQTLETHGALDWEAFQIHNHSFLVVANHRRAGDSNHNIHSVIYKWNPNTKLFEVNQTLSTSGAYDWEFFTVGPYHFLVVANTFDGQTTTISSTIYVWLDGCFRTFQNILTVGATDWEAFQIDGRFFLAVANSQRISGGGPNPYSINSTVYELSMLTQTFIRFQDILTHSAVDWEFFTIGDEKFLVVANSYDGSSYSLNSIVYRWQGYEGFVPVHSLPTFGCRDWEQFSADGGSFLIYSSATSRLSKVFKLRTY; encoded by the exons ATGTTGACGTGTGGCCCCCTGATCCTCACCTGGGTGATGGTGACCACCAGAGTCCAAGGCCACAGCTGGAGACCATGCACAG acCTACTGCCTCTCGATCTGTTTGCCAGAGTTCTGCCCCAACCGGGACAAGACCTTCCCCCACAG GTCCAGATGGTTCAATCCAGAGGATCCCGTGGTCTCCGATTGGCTGGCTTGACAACAGCACTGAGTTTTCCTGCCTCACAAATCTTCACCAATTGTGACCACTTCCCTGCTGAGTTCTCCTTGGTAGCCACCATCAAGATCTCCAGACTGAGACAGAAG AAGAATCAGTACATCTTCTCGCTGTTGGAGGACCAATCTGATTCACTTTTACTTGGGTTACGGATGTCTGAGAACCGCCTCCACTTACTGACCACGCTTCCTGGTGTTGGAGTACGGAGCCGAGTGAGCTTTAAGGATGTTGGATTGGATGATAACCGCTGGCACACCCTGGTGTTGGCCATTAGTGGACCATACGCCACACTGACTGTTGACTGTGGTCTACCTCTGGAGAT TAAACAGGCCCAGTCCTTCCCCAGCACCCTGAGGACCAGAGGGACCAGATTCTTCATTGGCAGcaggaagagatggaggggCCGTTTCTCA GGTTTACTTCGTCAGCTGGTTCTACTTCCTGGTTCTGACGCCACAGTGAGACTCTGTCCAAGCTCAGAGTCCAGTCTGGCCGAGCTGTCCGTCCCTCAGGTCCTCAAGTCCATCCCTCTTCAGCCAGACCACCAGGAACCATTTTACCCATACG AGACCGAGGCCAGAGTGACTCTGGGAAATCCTCCTCCATGTTCCAGACCAGAAAAGGGCCAGCTGTGGTTCAACGTTCAGAGCAGAGGCCTATTCATCTGTGACGGACTCACATGGACCACACTGCTGCAGA ATAAGGAACGGCTGGACTACATAGAGAACTACCAGGACTTGTACACCAGCTCAGAGACCTTTGACGTGGAGGTCTTCTCCATCCCGTCTGAGGGCTTGTTTATGGCTGCAGCCAACAG AGACTCTGTGTCCGGTTCAGGACTGTACAAATGGAGGAACGGGTCATTCCAGCTCTACCAGAACATCAGCACTCAGGAGGCCCGAGCCTGGAAACACTTCACCATTGACGACAAG ATTTTCTTGGTGGTGGCAAACTCTAGGGAGGCGGAGTCTGAGCTGTCTGTCATCTACCTGTGGAATCAGCAGCGTTTCCTTCATTATCAGACTCTGGAGACTCACGGCGCTCTGGACTGGGAGGCCTTCCAAATCCACAACCACAGCTTTCTAGTCGTGGCCAATCACAGACGAG CCGGAGACTCGAACCACAACATCCACAGTGTGATCTACAAGTGGAATCCAAACACAAAG CTGTTTGAGGTGAACCAGACTCTGTCCACATCAGGAGCGTACGACTGGGAGTTCTTCACCGTTGGACCGTACCACTTCCTGGTGGTGGCCAACACATTTGACGGTCAGACCACCACCATCAGCTCCACCATCTACGTCTGGTTGGACGGCTGTTTCCGGACCTTCCAGAACATTCTg ACGGTGGGAGCGACAGACTGGGAGGCGTTTCAGATTGACGGCAGGTTTTTTCTTGCTGTCGCCAACAGTCAGAGGATTTCAGGGGGGGGTCCAAATCCCTACAGCATCAACTCCACAGTGTACGAGCTCAGCATGTTGACTCAGACCTTCATCCGCTTCCAGGACATCCTCACACACAG TGCGGTGGACTGGGAGTTCTTCACCATCGGAGATGAGAAGTTCTTGGTGGTGGCAAACTCGTACGATGGCAGCTCGTACTCTCTGAACAGTATTGTGTACAG GTGGCAGGGATACGAGGGCTTTGTCCCGGTCCATAGTCTGCCCACCTTCGGCTGCAGAGACTGGGAACAATTCAGCGCTGATGGAGGCTCCTTCCTGATATACTCCAGCGCCACCTCCAGGCTCAGCAAGGTTTTCAAACTCAGGACCTACTGA
- the LOC115061540 gene encoding thrombospondin-type laminin G domain and EAR repeat-containing protein-like isoform X2 — protein MLTCGPLILTWVMVTTRVQGHSWRPCTDLLPLDLFARVLPQPGQDLPPQVQMVQSRGSRGLRLAGLTTALSFPASQIFTNCDHFPAEFSLVATIKISRLRQKNQYIFSLLEDQSDSLLLGLRMSENRLHLLTTLPGVGVRSRVSFKDVGLDDNRWHTLVLAISGPYATLTVDCGLPLEIKQAQSFPSTLRTRGTRFFIGSRKRWRGRFSGLLRQLVLLPGSDATVRLCPSSESSLAELSVPQVLKSIPLQPDHQEPFYPYETEARVTLGNPPPCSRPEKGQLWFNVQSRGLFICDGLTWTTLLQNKERLDYIENYQDLYTSSETFDVEVFSIPSEGLFMAAANRDSVSGSGLYKWRNGSFQLYQNISTQEARAWKHFTIDDKIFLVVANSREAESELSVIYLWNQQRFLHYQTLETHGALDWEAFQIHNHSFLVVANHRRAGDSNHNIHSVIYKWNPNTKLFEVNQTLSTSGAYDWEFFTVGPYHFLVVANTFDGQTTTISSTIYVWLDGCFRTFQNILTVGATDWEAFQIDGRFFLAVANSQRISGGGPNPYSINSTVYELSMLTQTFIRFQDILTHSAVDWEFFTIGDEKFLVVANSYDGSSYSLNSIVYRWQGYEGFVPVHSLPTFGCRDWEQFSADGGSFLIYSSATSRLSKVFKLRTY, from the exons ATGTTGACGTGTGGCCCCCTGATCCTCACCTGGGTGATGGTGACCACCAGAGTCCAAGGCCACAGCTGGAGACCATGCACAG acCTACTGCCTCTCGATCTGTTTGCCAGAGTTCTGCCCCAACCGGGACAAGACCTTCCCCCACAG GTCCAGATGGTTCAATCCAGAGGATCCCGTGGTCTCCGATTGGCTGGCTTGACAACAGCACTGAGTTTTCCTGCCTCACAAATCTTCACCAATTGTGACCACTTCCCTGCTGAGTTCTCCTTGGTAGCCACCATCAAGATCTCCAGACTGAGACAGAAG AATCAGTACATCTTCTCGCTGTTGGAGGACCAATCTGATTCACTTTTACTTGGGTTACGGATGTCTGAGAACCGCCTCCACTTACTGACCACGCTTCCTGGTGTTGGAGTACGGAGCCGAGTGAGCTTTAAGGATGTTGGATTGGATGATAACCGCTGGCACACCCTGGTGTTGGCCATTAGTGGACCATACGCCACACTGACTGTTGACTGTGGTCTACCTCTGGAGAT TAAACAGGCCCAGTCCTTCCCCAGCACCCTGAGGACCAGAGGGACCAGATTCTTCATTGGCAGcaggaagagatggaggggCCGTTTCTCA GGTTTACTTCGTCAGCTGGTTCTACTTCCTGGTTCTGACGCCACAGTGAGACTCTGTCCAAGCTCAGAGTCCAGTCTGGCCGAGCTGTCCGTCCCTCAGGTCCTCAAGTCCATCCCTCTTCAGCCAGACCACCAGGAACCATTTTACCCATACG AGACCGAGGCCAGAGTGACTCTGGGAAATCCTCCTCCATGTTCCAGACCAGAAAAGGGCCAGCTGTGGTTCAACGTTCAGAGCAGAGGCCTATTCATCTGTGACGGACTCACATGGACCACACTGCTGCAGA ATAAGGAACGGCTGGACTACATAGAGAACTACCAGGACTTGTACACCAGCTCAGAGACCTTTGACGTGGAGGTCTTCTCCATCCCGTCTGAGGGCTTGTTTATGGCTGCAGCCAACAG AGACTCTGTGTCCGGTTCAGGACTGTACAAATGGAGGAACGGGTCATTCCAGCTCTACCAGAACATCAGCACTCAGGAGGCCCGAGCCTGGAAACACTTCACCATTGACGACAAG ATTTTCTTGGTGGTGGCAAACTCTAGGGAGGCGGAGTCTGAGCTGTCTGTCATCTACCTGTGGAATCAGCAGCGTTTCCTTCATTATCAGACTCTGGAGACTCACGGCGCTCTGGACTGGGAGGCCTTCCAAATCCACAACCACAGCTTTCTAGTCGTGGCCAATCACAGACGAG CCGGAGACTCGAACCACAACATCCACAGTGTGATCTACAAGTGGAATCCAAACACAAAG CTGTTTGAGGTGAACCAGACTCTGTCCACATCAGGAGCGTACGACTGGGAGTTCTTCACCGTTGGACCGTACCACTTCCTGGTGGTGGCCAACACATTTGACGGTCAGACCACCACCATCAGCTCCACCATCTACGTCTGGTTGGACGGCTGTTTCCGGACCTTCCAGAACATTCTg ACGGTGGGAGCGACAGACTGGGAGGCGTTTCAGATTGACGGCAGGTTTTTTCTTGCTGTCGCCAACAGTCAGAGGATTTCAGGGGGGGGTCCAAATCCCTACAGCATCAACTCCACAGTGTACGAGCTCAGCATGTTGACTCAGACCTTCATCCGCTTCCAGGACATCCTCACACACAG TGCGGTGGACTGGGAGTTCTTCACCATCGGAGATGAGAAGTTCTTGGTGGTGGCAAACTCGTACGATGGCAGCTCGTACTCTCTGAACAGTATTGTGTACAG GTGGCAGGGATACGAGGGCTTTGTCCCGGTCCATAGTCTGCCCACCTTCGGCTGCAGAGACTGGGAACAATTCAGCGCTGATGGAGGCTCCTTCCTGATATACTCCAGCGCCACCTCCAGGCTCAGCAAGGTTTTCAAACTCAGGACCTACTGA